The Pantoea trifolii nucleotide sequence ATGTCACGGATGGTGCCCATCGCGTCACAGAAGTATTCGGCGTAATCCTCCTGATCGCCACAACCAAACAGCGCTACCAGCTTGCCATTGAAATCAATCTCTTCCAGCGTCGGGAAGAAATCATCCCAGTCGCACTGCGCTTCGCCGTAATACCAGGTTGGAATGCCCAGCAGCAGGATGTCGAACGCATCGAGATCTTCTTTGGTGCTCTTAGCAATGTCATGCACTTCGGCGACATCTTTACCCAGTTGTTTCTGGATCATCTTTGCAATGTTTTCAGTGTTGCCGGTATCGCTGCCGAAGAAAATGCCTACGATTGCCATGGGTTAGGTAACCTCTTGAATCCTGATTGTGAAAGTAAGTCAGTTGACTGCACAGTTATGCGAATAATAGCAGACCGGTAAAAAGTGCGGAACTTGTAAAGCCGTGACTTTGTGTTCCAGCGTGCGGTCTTCGCGCGTTAAGACAGTTTGAGCTGTGCCAGCAGCATTTGTTCAATCAATTCGCTGCGACTGATGTTTTGCTGATCGGCCAGCGTGCTGAGCGCGTCA carries:
- the fldA gene encoding flavodoxin FldA; this translates as MAIVGIFFGSDTGNTENIAKMIQKQLGKDVAEVHDIAKSTKEDLDAFDILLLGIPTWYYGEAQCDWDDFFPTLEEIDFNGKLVALFGCGDQEDYAEYFCDAMGTIRDIIEPNGAVIVGHWPTEGYHFEASKGLADDKNFLGLAIDEDRQPELTNERVEKWVKQIFDELQLKEIIEA